The proteins below come from a single Balaenoptera acutorostrata chromosome 2, mBalAcu1.1, whole genome shotgun sequence genomic window:
- the COMMD10 gene encoding COMM domain-containing protein 10 isoform X5 translates to MAASAALILRESPSMKKAVSLINEIDIGRFPRLLTRILQKLHLKAENSFSEEEEEKLQAAFSLERQDLHLVLETISFILEQAVYYNVKPAALQQQLENIHLRQDKAEAFVNAWSSMGQETIEKFRQRILAPHKLETVGWQLNLQMAHSAQAKLKSPQAVLQLGVSNEDSKQNQFLL, encoded by the exons ATGGCGGCGTCCGCGGCGCTGATTCTGCGGGAGAGCCCCAG caTGAAAAAAGCAGTGTCGctgataaatgaaatagatatagGAAGATTTCCACGATTGCTCACCCGAATTCTTCAAAAACTTCACCTGAAG GCTGAGAATAGTTTcagtgaagaagaggaagaaaaacttcAAGCTGCATTTTCTCTGGAGAGACAAGATCTTCACCTAGTTCTTGAaacaatatcttttattttagaacag gCAGTATATTACAACGTGAAGCCAGCAGCTTTGCAGCAGCAGTTAGAGAACATTCATCTTAGACAAGACAAAGCAGAAGCATTTGTCAATGCTTGGTCTTCTATGGGTCAAGAAACAATTGAAAAATTCAGGCAGAGAATTCTTGCACCCCACAAG CTGGAGACGGTTGGATGGCAGCTTAACCTTCAGATGGCTCACTCTGCCCAAGCAAAACTAAAATCTCCTCAAGCTGTGTTACAGCTAGGAGTGAGCAATGAGGATTCGAAG
- the COMMD10 gene encoding COMM domain-containing protein 10 isoform X7 yields the protein MAASAALILRESPSMKKAVSLINEIDIGRFPRLLTRILQKLHLKAENSFSEEEEEKLQAAFSLERQDLHLVLETISFILEQAVYYNVKPAALQQQLENIHLRQDKAEAFVNAWSSMGQETIEKFRQRILAPHKLETVGWQLNLQMAHSAQAKLKSPQAVLQLGVSNEDSKP from the exons ATGGCGGCGTCCGCGGCGCTGATTCTGCGGGAGAGCCCCAG caTGAAAAAAGCAGTGTCGctgataaatgaaatagatatagGAAGATTTCCACGATTGCTCACCCGAATTCTTCAAAAACTTCACCTGAAG GCTGAGAATAGTTTcagtgaagaagaggaagaaaaacttcAAGCTGCATTTTCTCTGGAGAGACAAGATCTTCACCTAGTTCTTGAaacaatatcttttattttagaacag gCAGTATATTACAACGTGAAGCCAGCAGCTTTGCAGCAGCAGTTAGAGAACATTCATCTTAGACAAGACAAAGCAGAAGCATTTGTCAATGCTTGGTCTTCTATGGGTCAAGAAACAATTGAAAAATTCAGGCAGAGAATTCTTGCACCCCACAAG CTGGAGACGGTTGGATGGCAGCTTAACCTTCAGATGGCTCACTCTGCCCAAGCAAAACTAAAATCTCCTCAAGCTGTGTTACAGCTAGGAGTGAGCAATGAGGATTCGAAG
- the COMMD10 gene encoding COMM domain-containing protein 10 isoform X3 yields MAASAALILRESPSMKKAVSLINEIDIGRFPRLLTRILQKLHLKAENSFSEEEEEKLQAAFSLERQDLHLVLETISFILEQAVYYNVKPAALQQQLENIHLRQDKAEAFVNAWSSMGQETIEKFRQRILAPHKLETVGWQLNLQMAHSAQAKLKSPQAVLQLGVSNEDSKGFYEDQILSVCKVHDAL; encoded by the exons ATGGCGGCGTCCGCGGCGCTGATTCTGCGGGAGAGCCCCAG caTGAAAAAAGCAGTGTCGctgataaatgaaatagatatagGAAGATTTCCACGATTGCTCACCCGAATTCTTCAAAAACTTCACCTGAAG GCTGAGAATAGTTTcagtgaagaagaggaagaaaaacttcAAGCTGCATTTTCTCTGGAGAGACAAGATCTTCACCTAGTTCTTGAaacaatatcttttattttagaacag gCAGTATATTACAACGTGAAGCCAGCAGCTTTGCAGCAGCAGTTAGAGAACATTCATCTTAGACAAGACAAAGCAGAAGCATTTGTCAATGCTTGGTCTTCTATGGGTCAAGAAACAATTGAAAAATTCAGGCAGAGAATTCTTGCACCCCACAAG CTGGAGACGGTTGGATGGCAGCTTAACCTTCAGATGGCTCACTCTGCCCAAGCAAAACTAAAATCTCCTCAAGCTGTGTTACAGCTAGGAGTGAGCAATGAGGATTCGAAG GGCTTTTATGAAGATCAGATACTCAGTGTATGTAAAGTACATGATGCTCTATAA
- the COMMD10 gene encoding COMM domain-containing protein 10 isoform X6 produces MAASAALILRESPSMKKAVSLINEIDIGRFPRLLTRILQKLHLKAENSFSEEEEEKLQAAFSLERQDLHLVLETISFILEQAVYYNVKPAALQQQLENIHLRQDKAEAFVNAWSSMGQETIEKFRQRILAPHKLETVGWQLNLQMAHSAQAKLKSPQAVLQLGVSNEDSKAQF; encoded by the exons ATGGCGGCGTCCGCGGCGCTGATTCTGCGGGAGAGCCCCAG caTGAAAAAAGCAGTGTCGctgataaatgaaatagatatagGAAGATTTCCACGATTGCTCACCCGAATTCTTCAAAAACTTCACCTGAAG GCTGAGAATAGTTTcagtgaagaagaggaagaaaaacttcAAGCTGCATTTTCTCTGGAGAGACAAGATCTTCACCTAGTTCTTGAaacaatatcttttattttagaacag gCAGTATATTACAACGTGAAGCCAGCAGCTTTGCAGCAGCAGTTAGAGAACATTCATCTTAGACAAGACAAAGCAGAAGCATTTGTCAATGCTTGGTCTTCTATGGGTCAAGAAACAATTGAAAAATTCAGGCAGAGAATTCTTGCACCCCACAAG CTGGAGACGGTTGGATGGCAGCTTAACCTTCAGATGGCTCACTCTGCCCAAGCAAAACTAAAATCTCCTCAAGCTGTGTTACAGCTAGGAGTGAGCAATGAGGATTCGAAG